The following are encoded in a window of uncultured Ilyobacter sp. genomic DNA:
- the hcp gene encoding hydroxylamine reductase, which produces MSMFCYQCQEAASGKGCTIRGVCGKTPEEAKLQDVLLHSIKSVALYSSPLRESGDLDESVDYFILNTLFMTITNSNFDDDVLYEQILKAVKLRDELKEKCEKKNPSGIMKIFKRKTEGCCPREKFNHLLDPISDYEDKYKIFGVLADKSGVMRTENEDERSLKEMIVYGLKGISAYTEHAAHLGYKNRDIVGFMEKALLATDDPDITIDELVALTMETGKYGVEAMALLDKANTDTYGNPEITKVNIGVGTKPGILISGHDLHDMEQLLEQTKETGVDVYTHSEMLPANYYPAFKKYDNFVGNYGGSWWHQTKEFETFNGPVLFTSNCIVPPRSGSLTYKERIFTTNAAGMGGCVHIEKNAEGKKNFTPIIEMAKKCQPPVEIETGEIVGGFAHNQVIALADKVIEAVKSGAIKKFVVMAGCDARMQDRKYYTEFAEKLPKDTVILTAGCAKYRYNKLSLGDIGGIPRVLDAGQCNDSYSLAVIAMKLQEAFGLDDINDLPIAYNIAWYEQKAVIVLLALLHLGVKNIHLGPTLPAFLSPNVTNVLVEKFGIAGITTVEEDMKIFGIE; this is translated from the coding sequence ATGTCAATGTTCTGTTATCAATGTCAAGAAGCTGCATCAGGAAAAGGGTGTACCATAAGAGGTGTCTGTGGAAAGACTCCTGAAGAGGCTAAACTGCAAGATGTACTCCTTCATTCTATTAAGAGTGTGGCACTTTATAGTTCGCCACTAAGAGAAAGTGGAGATTTAGATGAAAGTGTAGATTATTTCATACTAAATACTTTATTTATGACAATAACAAATTCCAACTTTGATGATGATGTATTATATGAGCAGATCCTAAAAGCCGTAAAACTGAGAGATGAGTTGAAAGAAAAATGTGAGAAAAAGAATCCGTCTGGGATCATGAAAATATTTAAGAGAAAAACAGAGGGATGCTGTCCTCGCGAAAAATTTAATCACCTGCTAGACCCTATCTCGGATTATGAGGATAAATACAAAATTTTTGGAGTATTAGCGGATAAATCCGGGGTAATGAGGACAGAAAATGAAGATGAAAGATCTCTCAAAGAGATGATAGTATACGGTCTAAAGGGGATATCTGCATACACTGAACATGCAGCTCATTTAGGATACAAAAACAGAGATATAGTAGGATTTATGGAGAAAGCTCTACTTGCTACAGATGATCCTGATATTACGATTGATGAGCTCGTGGCACTGACTATGGAAACAGGTAAATATGGTGTAGAAGCTATGGCACTATTAGATAAGGCAAACACAGATACATATGGTAATCCTGAGATCACAAAGGTAAACATAGGTGTAGGTACCAAACCTGGAATACTCATATCGGGACATGACCTTCATGATATGGAACAGCTTTTAGAGCAGACAAAGGAAACAGGAGTAGATGTGTATACTCACTCTGAGATGCTTCCTGCAAACTACTACCCTGCATTTAAAAAATATGATAACTTTGTAGGAAACTACGGTGGATCGTGGTGGCATCAGACAAAAGAGTTTGAAACATTTAACGGACCTGTGCTTTTTACAAGTAACTGTATAGTACCACCAAGAAGCGGATCTCTGACATATAAAGAGAGAATATTTACTACCAATGCAGCAGGTATGGGCGGATGTGTGCATATAGAAAAAAATGCTGAAGGTAAAAAAAACTTTACTCCTATTATAGAAATGGCTAAAAAGTGTCAGCCACCTGTGGAGATTGAAACAGGGGAAATTGTCGGTGGATTTGCTCATAATCAGGTAATCGCTCTGGCTGATAAGGTTATAGAGGCTGTGAAATCAGGAGCTATCAAAAAATTTGTGGTAATGGCAGGGTGCGATGCGAGAATGCAGGATAGAAAATACTACACTGAATTTGCAGAGAAACTTCCCAAGGACACAGTAATACTTACTGCTGGATGTGCTAAGTACAGATATAACAAGCTTTCATTAGGAGATATAGGGGGAATACCTAGAGTCTTAGATGCAGGACAGTGTAATGACTCTTATTCACTTGCAGTAATAGCAATGAAGCTTCAAGAGGCCTTTGGACTAGATGATATAAATGATCTTCCTATCGCTTATAATATTGCATGGTATGAGCAAAAAGCTGTAATTGTACTTCTAGCTTTGTTGCACCTAGGGGTAAAAAATATTCACCTAGGCCCTACTCTTCCTGCATTCCTTTCACCAAATGTAACGAACGTTCTTGTTGAAAAATTTGGTATAGCAGGGATAACTACTGTGGAAGAGGATATGAAAATCTTTGGAATAGAGTAA
- a CDS encoding transposase has protein sequence MSTIGFYAIVGNSTAKSIPDSKKETLSEFLNEISDANMEYEYIIVILDNFKSHHSNMFLSKAKELNINAVYLPPYSPDLNPIEYIWKSVKRVLSEKNFESR, from the coding sequence GTGAGTACAATAGGATTTTATGCTATTGTGGGTAACAGCACTGCAAAAAGCATACCAGATTCCAAGAAAGAAACATTAAGTGAATTTTTGAATGAAATCAGCGATGCAAATATGGAATATGAGTATATAATAGTAATTTTGGATAATTTCAAAAGTCACCATAGTAATATGTTTTTATCAAAAGCAAAAGAATTAAATATTAATGCGGTATATTTACCGCCATATTCTCCAGACTTAAACCCTATAGAATACATCTGGAAAAGTGTAAAAAGAGTATTATCTGAAAAAAATTTTGAGTCTAGATAG
- a CDS encoding IS3 family transposase encodes MVLRIVGLPKSTYYYYKDKQKEYKIVKPKRAGAKSKGYTFNFKNEKVSDDKIKEFLKSYDETRECAYGYRKRAHAVKRDWGIILNHKKSYRLCKELKLLRKYLPQPKEKKVLATNKKVQSSNKLWEIDVKYGHIHGIGRVFYVCEIIDVFDRSIIDYHIGFSCTAEDVCNSLIRAVNRRLEIIPEELYIRSDNGSQFTSKLFSETCRALGINHERIPNATPNKNAHIESFHSILEREVFGYKYFESFKEAYEEMQEFIEFYNTKRIHGSLKYMTPQEFYEKYKGKESEEFKVAA; translated from the coding sequence TTGGTCCTGAGGATAGTGGGGTTACCTAAGTCTACTTACTACTATTACAAAGATAAACAGAAAGAATATAAAATAGTAAAACCTAAAAGAGCAGGCGCAAAGTCTAAAGGATATACCTTTAATTTTAAAAATGAAAAAGTTTCAGATGATAAGATAAAAGAATTTTTAAAAAGTTATGATGAAACCAGAGAATGTGCATATGGATATAGAAAAAGAGCTCATGCAGTTAAAAGAGATTGGGGAATAATTCTTAATCATAAGAAGTCTTATCGGTTATGTAAAGAATTAAAGCTTCTTCGAAAATATCTACCTCAACCAAAAGAAAAAAAGGTTTTAGCTACAAATAAAAAGGTACAATCATCAAATAAATTATGGGAAATAGATGTGAAATATGGACATATCCATGGAATCGGAAGGGTATTTTATGTTTGTGAAATTATCGATGTTTTTGATAGAAGTATAATTGATTACCATATCGGATTCTCTTGTACTGCAGAAGATGTTTGCAACTCTTTAATTAGAGCTGTGAACAGGAGGTTAGAAATCATACCTGAGGAGCTCTATATTAGAAGTGACAACGGGTCTCAATTTACCAGCAAATTGTTTTCAGAAACTTGCAGAGCTCTAGGAATAAATCATGAGAGAATCCCCAATGCTACCCCTAATAAGAATGCTCATATAGAGTCATTTCATAGTATTTTAGAGCGGGAAGTCTTTGGTTACAAGTATTTTGAAAGTTTTAAAGAAGCCTATGAAGAGATGCAGGAATTTATAGAGTTCTATAATACAAAAAGAATTCATGGAAGTCTGAAATATATGACTCCTCAGGAATTCTATGAGAAATACAAAGGAAAAGAATCAGAGGAATTTAAAGTAGCAGCTTAA
- a CDS encoding transposase, which produces MTRRRYSMEEKERILEEVKLAKNRRAVAAKYNLAESTIRGWEKKLSQKESGQHKDLSKINKTLEAENKALKEISAEKDLEIKILKDMLKKM; this is translated from the coding sequence ATGACTAGAAGAAGATACTCTATGGAAGAAAAAGAAAGAATATTAGAAGAAGTTAAACTAGCTAAGAATAGAAGAGCTGTGGCAGCTAAGTACAATCTGGCTGAAAGTACCATCAGAGGGTGGGAAAAAAAGCTTTCTCAGAAAGAATCGGGTCAACATAAGGATTTAAGTAAAATTAATAAAACCCTTGAAGCTGAAAATAAGGCACTGAAGGAAATTTCTGCTGAAAAGGATCTTGAAATCAAGATTTTGAAGGATATGTTAAAAAAGATGTAA
- a CDS encoding helix-turn-helix domain-containing protein, producing MKILNPELLEKYIAVEKDSKIKIKLLCLNTICNGMKVVDAADTFKVPRRTIYDWYHYWNEDGYDGLVPTKQTGRPSKLTPREFEELKQILIEKQIFTTKDVKILIQEMFGVNYCFDHVARILKEKFKFHHKKPYILSSKRPAEAESILYQRLSEAIGILRKDPNFDIKKLAIGFLDESSSQNNPNTVRFWSSVLYCPLSSLDSCAN from the coding sequence ATGAAAATTCTTAATCCAGAACTGTTAGAAAAATACATTGCAGTCGAAAAAGATTCTAAAATAAAAATTAAGTTGCTATGTTTAAATACTATTTGTAATGGAATGAAAGTCGTAGATGCTGCTGATACTTTTAAAGTCCCAAGACGAACCATCTATGATTGGTATCATTATTGGAACGAAGATGGATATGACGGTTTAGTCCCTACAAAACAAACAGGTAGGCCATCTAAACTGACTCCACGTGAATTTGAAGAATTAAAACAAATCTTGATAGAAAAACAAATTTTCACCACAAAAGATGTTAAAATTTTAATACAAGAAATGTTTGGAGTTAATTATTGTTTCGATCATGTCGCAAGAATTTTGAAAGAAAAATTCAAATTCCATCATAAGAAACCATATATTTTGTCAAGTAAAAGACCTGCCGAAGCAGAGAGTATTCTTTATCAAAGACTCAGTGAAGCAATAGGAATTCTTAGAAAAGATCCTAATTTTGACATTAAAAAGCTTGCTATAGGATTTTTAGATGAAAGCAGCTCTCAAAATAATCCAAATACTGTAAGGTTTTGGAGTTCTGTACTTTATTGCCCCTTATCCAGTTTGGACTCTTGCGCGAATTAA
- a CDS encoding HAD hydrolase family protein produces the protein MIVAIDFDGTIVESAFPNIGEIKPNAERVIKRLYGEGHKIIIWTCRPINNKGLEEMKEWLKERNIPYHKVNENIDGLGMTTSNKICADIYIDDRDVNCLERGVNWYGIEEIFERTGVFRLRFPSSPMS, from the coding sequence ATGATAGTGGCGATAGATTTCGACGGAACAATAGTGGAAAGTGCTTTTCCTAATATAGGAGAGATAAAACCCAATGCAGAAAGAGTTATTAAAAGGCTCTATGGAGAGGGGCACAAAATAATAATCTGGACATGCCGTCCTATAAACAACAAGGGACTTGAAGAGATGAAAGAGTGGCTTAAGGAAAGGAATATACCGTATCACAAGGTGAACGAGAATATAGATGGGCTAGGGATGACTACTTCAAATAAAATCTGTGCTGATATATACATAGATGACAGGGATGTAAACTGTCTTGAAAGAGGAGTCAATTGGTATGGTATAGAGGAGATATTTGAAAGAACTGGAGTATTCAGACTCAGGTTTCCAAGTTCTCCAATGTCATGA